The following are encoded in a window of Bos indicus isolate NIAB-ARS_2022 breed Sahiwal x Tharparkar chromosome 7, NIAB-ARS_B.indTharparkar_mat_pri_1.0, whole genome shotgun sequence genomic DNA:
- the SLC23A1 gene encoding solute carrier family 23 member 1 isoform X4, which translates to MKLLPSWTAVLPGSPRGRAWPWAQRTRRTAHTCAPKMRAREDAEGQTQHESLGSAGTSTRDPPVSLSTEPKFDMLYKIEDVPPWYLCILLGFQHYLTCFSGTIAVPFLLAEALCVGRDQYMVSQLIGTIFTCVGITTLIQTTLGIRLPLLQASAFAFLVPAKAILALEKWKCPPEEEIYGNWSLPLNTSHIWHPRIREVQGAIMVSSMVEVVIGLMGLPGALLSYIGPLTVTPTVSLIGLSVFQAAGDRAGSHWGISACSILLIVLFSQYLRNLTFLLPVYRWGKGLTLFRIQIFKMFPIVLAIMTVWLLCYVLTLTDMLPSDPTAYGFQARTDARGDIMAIAPWIRIPYPCQWGLPTVTAAAVLGMFSATLAGIIESIGDYYACARLAGAPPPPVHAINRGIFTEGICCIIAGLLGTGNGSTSSSPNIGVLGITKVGSRRVVQYGAGIMLILGTIGKFTALFASLPDPILGGMFCTLFGMITAVGLSNLQFVDMNSSRNLFVLGFSMFFGLTLPNYLDSNPDVINTGQAATSKLGFESKDGKGRGYNPECPDFVLSHLHTCSRKSAGCASGERL; encoded by the exons ATGAAGCTGCTACCCAGCTGGACAGCGGTGCTGCCTGGGAGCCCTCGGGGCAGGGCCTGGCCGTGGGCACAGCGAACCAGAA GAACGGCTCACACCTGTGCCCCAAAGATGAGGGCCCGGGAGGACGCTGAGGGCCAGACACAG CATGAGTCCCTGGGTTCAGCAGGGACCTCCACAAGGGACCCCCCAGTGTCCCTGTCCACAGAACCCAAGTTTGACATGTTGTACAAGATCGAAGATGTGCCGCCCTGGTACCTGTGCATCCTGCTGGGCTTCCAG CACTACCTGACCTGCTTCAGCGGCACCATCGCTGTGCCCTTCCTGCTGGCTGAGGCGCTATGCGTGGgccgtgaccagtacatggtcaGCCAGCTCATTGGCACCATCTTCACCTGTGTGGGCATCACCACTCTCATCCAGACCACACTGGGCATCCG GCTGCCGCTGTTGCAGGCCAGTGCCTTTGCATTTCTGGTCCCAGCGAAAGCCATCCTGGccctagagaaatggaaatgccCTCCAGAAG AAGAGATCTATGGTAACTGGAGTCTGCCCCTGAATACCTCACACATTTGGCACCCACGGATACGAGAG GTCCAGGGTGCAATCATGGTGTCCAGTATGGTGGAGGTGGTGATTGGGCTGATGGGGCTGCCTGGGGCCCTGCTCAGTTACATCGGGCCTCTTACAGTCACCCCCACTGTCTCCCTCATTGGTCTCTCTGTCTTCCAAGCTGCTGGTGACCGAGCGGGCTCCCACTGGGGTATCTCAGCTTG CTCCATTCTCCTGATCGTCCTCTTCTCCCAGTACTTGCGAAACCTCACCTTCCTGCTGCCTGTCTACCGCTGGGGAAAAGGCCTCACTCTCTTCCGCATCCAGATCTTCAAGATGTTTCCT ATCGTGCTAGCCATCATGACCGTGTGGCTGCTCTGCTATGTGCTGACCCTGACGGACATGCTGCCCTCAGACCCCACAGCCTATGGCTTCCAGGCACGAACAGATGCCCGAGGGGACATCATGGCTATTGCTCCCTGGATCCGCATCCCTTATCCCT GTCAGTGGGGGCTTCCCACTGTGACTGCAGCAGCCGTCCTGGGAATGTTTAGTGCCACGTTAGCAGGCATCATCGAGTCCATTGGGGATTACTATGCTTGTGCCCGCCTGGCTGGTGCACCACCCCCTCCAGTACACGCTATCAACAG GGGTATCTTCACCGAAGGCATCTGCTGCATTATCGCAGGGCTGTTGGGCACGGGAAATGGGTCCACCTCATCCAGTCCCAACATTGGCGTCCTGGGGATTACCAAG GTGGGCAGCCGGCGCGTGGTGCAGTATGGTGCGGGCATCATGCTAATTCTGGGCACCATTGGCAAGTTCACGGCTCTCTTCGCCTCACTCCCTGACCCCATTCTAGGGGGGATGTTCTGCACCCTTTTTG GCATGATTACAGCTGTGGGGCTGTCTAACCTGCAGTTCGTGGACATGAACTCCTCCCGCAACCTCTTTGTGCTTGGATTTTCCATGTTCTTCGGTCTCACGCTGCCCAATTACCTGGACTCCAACCCGGACGTCATTAACACAG GACAAGCAGCAACCAGCaaactgggatttgaatccaaggATGGGAAAGGCAGAGGGTATAATCCTGAATGTCCGGATTTTGTACTGTCCCATCTCCACACCTGCTCGAGGAAGTCAGCAGGCTGCGCAAGTGGGGAGCGTCTCTGA
- the MZB1 gene encoding marginal zone B- and B1-cell-specific protein, whose protein sequence is MRLSLLLLLPLLGAWAIPGGFGDEASLTATAPELDDEEKFSTHIPTHLRCDACRAVAYQMWQHLTKAEAKLLPLDSGGRRELSESVYTDVLDQSCSQTWQGYGVGEVDQVKRLMGPGLSTGAQPSIMVMIMEGLWPTRLSKTCFHYLGEFGEDQIYEAHQQGRGTLEALLCGGPRGACSEKAPDTRTEL, encoded by the exons ATGAGGCtgtcactgctgctactgctgccactCCTTGGGGCCTGGGCCATCCCAGGGGGCTTCGGAGACGAGGCCTCACTCACTGCCACTGCCCCTGAGCTGGACGATGAAGAGAAGTTCTCAACTCACATACCTACTCACCTGCGATGTGATGCCTGCAGGGCGGTGGCCTACCAG ATGTGGCAACATCTGACAAAAGCTGAGGCCAAGCTTCTCCCACTGGACTCTGGGGGCCGTCGTGAGCTGAGCGAGTCAGTATACACAGACGTCCTGGACCAGAGCTGCTCTCAGACCTGGCAGGG CTATGGAGTTGGAGAAGTGGACCAGGTGAAACGTCTCATGGGCCCAGGACTTAGCACAGGGGCGCAGCCGAGCATCATGGTGATGATCATGGaggggctgtggcccaccag GCTCTCCAAGACCTGCTTTCACTACCTGGGGGAATTTGGAGAAGACCAGATCTATGAAGCCCACCAACAAGGTCGAGGGACCCTGGAGGCGCTGCTGTGTGGAGGCCCCCGGGGGGCCTGTTCAGAGAAGGCTCCAGACACAAGGACAGAGCTCTAG
- the PROB1 gene encoding proline-rich basic protein 1 isoform X1 produces MLTAFAQPALPGFPGRLPAAPARRQDSSGSSGSYHTAPGSPEPPDVGPDAEGRANWPRVAPALGAGVQPRLSVSAQNSRQQLLPGSGFPRGPASGLRPPQPQLRMLPSGEMEVIFGAGPLFSRSDAEDREVQQLTTRAFRSLSPPGSTSPIPDEPQPQGPDGGSRWATYLELRPRAASPATPSQFECVEVALEEHTAPARPRTVPKRQIELRPRPRSPPREANAPRPRLLLRTGSLDESLSRLQAAADLVQTALARKLSPAPPAPSNATFGPTVPPEPATPETLRSTRVALEEAKSLPPRVNYSSAPARAPRPWPSLRERAIRRDKPAPGTEPLGPVSSSIFLKSGEKPEEVHQKEPKARFPRDTPAQTVLRAQGPPFQSRPPWEVSSKAVRRRSPSPPWEAPNGTVRGPHCTSPQNLSPWNRTIRKVSSPSIPEASSTWDNQDAAVTETVSRKSPSPPTLSQWNRGVARAKSPSPEAPSSWEVPHPAVGDAVEGSRSPSPPTLPSWETPDRSVGTWSPSPQETWNSTVQSSSVVSTPVAINGAAQEELVPPTPSAPGTPKLTEVQSPSTREIPDLASRGNQLSPEVAAPQLPLSRTVDVDVLPEAVGSGKAASGRPRVAIPRPRDVRKMVKTTYAPSFAASTPDSGLPAPPAEPRGEEGSASKTQELQALGPPAPSHYTSIFLKDFLPVVSHPYEPPEPTPDTVPRDVTQSNGVLRRRAENSTAKPFARTEIRLPGALALGRRPERTRGVAVHGPGGKNRDAEAQRLVPDNKGRTSPLGGARTSPQQSPIGPAETQPPGPPRPSSPQAHPSSSSGMESELETPPKALEPAVAVQPPLLREPQASTRRTARAQPRAASAPPLDRSADGSSQGTRRPPGAANPGKVLVDPESGRYYFVEAPRQPRLRLLFDPESGQYVEVLLPPSPSVPPRRVYTPLALGPGLYPPAYGPLPGLSLPPSPGPPAFSGPQLPWASEAGPLDGMYYLPASGGPASLGVTAPLDLDWKQRTMSQNNLDIFLWPEMLMPRRALGHSWAPHFIVMCNKPNGPNGWKNWREVSDFLLRPLNTPYNAVHAWVWLGGEYHMCLS; encoded by the exons ATGCTGACCGCGTTTGCCCAGCCAGCCCTGCCTGGGTTCCCAGGGCGGCTGCCTGCGGCCCCCGCTCGGCGCCAGGACTCGTCCGGTTCGTCAGGCTCCTACCACACTGCTCCGGGTTCTCCAGAGCCCCCGGACGTTGGGCCGGACGCAGAGGGCCGGGCGAATTGGCCCAGGGTGGCCCCTGCGCTGGGGGCGGGCGTGCAGCCTCGCCTGTCCGTCAGCGCCCAGAATAGCCGCCAGCAGCTACTGCCCGGCTCGGGTTTCCCGCGAGGCCCGGCCTCCGGCCTGCgaccaccccagccccagctgcGCATGCTGCCGTCGGGGGAGATGGAAGTCATCTTCGGCGCTGGGCCCCTATTCAGCCGCTCCGACGCAGAGGATAGAGAAGTGCAACAGCTCACGACGCGGGCCTTCCGCAGCCTCTCTCCTCCTGGGTCCACGTCTCCCATCCCTGACGAACCGCAGCCACAGGGCCCCGACGGTGGCTCCCGCTGGGCCACTTACCTGGAGTTGCGGCCCCGCGCGGCGAGTCCTGCCACCCCATCGCAGTTCGAGTGTGTGGAGGTGGCACTGGAGGAGCATACCGCGCCTGCCAGGCCCCGGACGGTGCCCAAACGTCAGATCGAGCTGCGCCCTCGGCCCCGGAGTCCCCCGCGGGAGGCCAATGCGCCGCGCCCTCGACTGCTCCTGCGCACCGGCTCCCTGGACGAGTCTCTCAGCCGCCTGCAGGCTGCCGCAGACCTCGTGCAGACGGCGCTAGCCAGAAAACTGAGCCCGGCGCCCCCTGCCCCAAGCAACGCCACCTTTGGACCCACGGTGCCGCCGGAGCCTGCGACCCCGGAAACGCTCCGCAGTACTCGGGTGGCCCTGGAGGAAGCCAAGTCTCTGCCGCCTCGGGTGAACTATAGTTCAGCCCCAGCCAGGGCCCCAAGACCGTGGCCAAGCCTCCGGGAGCGCGCAATTCGGCGCGACAAGCCCGCGCCCGGGACCGAGCCTCTGGGTCCAGTTAGTTCCAGCATCTTCCTGAAGTCAGGGGAGAAGCCCGAGGAGGTGCACCAAAAAGAACCGAAGGCTCGTTTCCCGCGAGATACTCCGGCTCAAACCGTCCTGAGGGCACAGGGTCCGCCTTTCCAGTCTAGGCCCCCCTGGGAAGTTTCGAGTAAGGCTGTGAGACGGAGAAGCCCATCCCCGCcgtgggaagccccaaatgggaCCGTGCGGGGTCCTCACTGCACCTCCCCCCAGAACCTGTCCCCCTGGAATCGAACAATTCGGAAGGTGAGTAGCCCATCGATCCCGGAGGCATCCTCTACATGGGACAATCAGGATGCTGCTGTCACGGAAACTGTCAGCAGAAAGAGCCCTTCCCCTCCGACCCTTTCCCAGTGGAATCGGGGTGTTGCCAGGGCAAAAAGCCCATCCCCCGAAGCTCCCTCCTCGTGGGAGGTGCCGCACCCGGCAGTTGGGGATGCAGTTGAGGGAAGCAGGAGCCCGTCCCCGCCGACCTTGCCCTCGTGGGAGACTCCAGATCGTTCTGTTGGAACGTGGAGCCCATCGCCCCAGGAGACGTGGAACTCCACAGTGCAGAGTTCATCGGTAGTGTCTACGCCGGTAGCTATTAATGGCGCGGCCCAAGAGGAACTGGTGCCGCCCACGCCGTCTGCACCAGGGACTCCAAAGCTAACAGAGGTTCAAAGTCCGTCCACGCGGGAGATACCGGATCTTGCCTCCCGAGGCAACCAGCTGTCGCCAGAGGTGGCTGCACCCCAGCTGCCTCTCAGTCGCACCGTGGATGTCGATGTGCTCCCTGAAGCGGTGGGCTCTGGAAAAGCGGCCTCTGGGCGCCCGCGCGTGGCCATTCCGCGGCCCCGCGACGTACGCAAGATGGTGAAGACCACGTACGCGCCGAGCTTTGCGGCAAGCACCCCAGACTCAGGGCTCCCCGCCCCTCCTGCAGAACCCCGCGGGGAGGAAGGCAGCGCATCCAAGACACAAGAACTTCAGGCGCTGGGGCCCCCCGCCCCGTCTCACTACACTTCCATTTTTCTCAAGGACTTTCTGCCGGTCGTGTCCCACCCCTACGAACCCCCAGAGCCAACCCCAGACACAGTGCCCCGGGACGTTACCCAGTCCAACGGGGTCCTGCGGCGGAGGGCGGAGAACAGCACGGCGAAACCCTTCGCGCGCACTGAGATCCGCCTGCCTGGTGCCCTGGCCTTAGGCCGCCGGCCTGAGAGAACCCGGGGAGTTGCGGTGCACGGTCCTGGCGGAAAGAACCGGGATGCAGAGGCTCAGCGCTTGGTCCCAGACAACAAGGGTCGGACCAGCCCTCTAGGCGGCGCTCGCACCTCACCCCAGCAGTCGCCCATAGGGCCGGCAGAGACCCAACCTCCCGGACCGCCACGCCCCAGCTCCCCGCAGGCGCACCCTAGCTCGAGCTCTGGAATGGAATCCGAACTGGAGACGCCCCCTAAGGCCCTTGAGCCCGCGGTGGCGGTCCAGCCGCCCCTCCTGCGGGAGCCCCAGGCGTCGACTCGTAGAACGGCCCGGGCCCAGCCCCGCGCTGCCTCGGCGCCTCCGCTGGACCGGTCAGCGGACGGTTCCTCCCAGGGGACGCGTAGGCCGCCGGGGGCTGCAAACCCGGGGAAGGTCCTGGTGGACCCCGAGAGCGGCCGCTACTACTTTGTGGAGGCGCCGCGGCAGCCTCGGCTGCGGCTGCTCTTCGACCCTGAGAGCGGGCAGTACGTGGAGGTGCTGCTGCCACCCTCGCCCTCGGTGCCACCCCGCCGCGTCTACACTCCGCTGGCCCTGGGCCCCGGCCTCTACCCGCCAGCCTATGGGCCCCTTCCCGGCCTCTCACTGCCACCATCCCCCGGCCCGCCGGCCTTCAGCGGCCCGCAGCTACCCTGGGCCTCCGAGGCGGGGCCCCTGGACGGGATGTACTACCTGCCA GCCTCTGGTGGACCTGCATCTCTTGGAGTCACTGCCCCCCTCGATTTGGATTGGAAACAGAGAACTATGAGTCAGAATAACCTGGACATCTTTCTGTGGCCAGAGATGCTGATGCCAAGGAGGGCCCTGGGCCACTCCTGGGCCCCTCACTTCATCGTGATGTGCAATAAACCCAATGGCCCCAATGGCTGGAAAAATTGGCGTGAAGTGTCTGATTTCCTGCTGCGGCCTCTTAACACCCCCTACAATGCCGTCCATGCCTGGGTGTGGCTTGGGGGAGAGTATCACATGTGTCTTTCATAA
- the PROB1 gene encoding proline-rich basic protein 1 isoform X2 — translation MLTAFAQPALPGFPGRLPAAPARRQDSSGSSGSYHTAPGSPEPPDVGPDAEGRANWPRVAPALGAGVQPRLSVSAQNSRQQLLPGSGFPRGPASGLRPPQPQLRMLPSGEMEVIFGAGPLFSRSDAEDREVQQLTTRAFRSLSPPGSTSPIPDEPQPQGPDGGSRWATYLELRPRAASPATPSQFECVEVALEEHTAPARPRTVPKRQIELRPRPRSPPREANAPRPRLLLRTGSLDESLSRLQAAADLVQTALARKLSPAPPAPSNATFGPTVPPEPATPETLRSTRVALEEAKSLPPRVNYSSAPARAPRPWPSLRERAIRRDKPAPGTEPLGPVSSSIFLKSGEKPEEVHQKEPKARFPRDTPAQTVLRAQGPPFQSRPPWEVSSKAVRRRSPSPPWEAPNGTVRGPHCTSPQNLSPWNRTIRKVSSPSIPEASSTWDNQDAAVTETVSRKSPSPPTLSQWNRGVARAKSPSPEAPSSWEVPHPAVGDAVEGSRSPSPPTLPSWETPDRSVGTWSPSPQETWNSTVQSSSVVSTPVAINGAAQEELVPPTPSAPGTPKLTEVQSPSTREIPDLASRGNQLSPEVAAPQLPLSRTVDVDVLPEAVGSGKAASGRPRVAIPRPRDVRKMVKTTYAPSFAASTPDSGLPAPPAEPRGEEGSASKTQELQALGPPAPSHYTSIFLKDFLPVVSHPYEPPEPTPDTVPRDVTQSNGVLRRRAENSTAKPFARTEIRLPGALALGRRPERTRGVAVHGPGGKNRDAEAQRLVPDNKGRTSPLGGARTSPQQSPIGPAETQPPGPPRPSSPQAHPSSSSGMESELETPPKALEPAVAVQPPLLREPQASTRRTARAQPRAASAPPLDRSADGSSQGTRRPPGAANPGKVLVDPESGRYYFVEAPRQPRLRLLFDPESGQYVEVLLPPSPSVPPRRVYTPLALGPGLYPPAYGPLPGLSLPPSPGPPAFSGPQLPWASEAGPLDGMYYLPVSGTPSPAPPFLLCAPPSSLGPSQPNKGSLFPV, via the coding sequence ATGCTGACCGCGTTTGCCCAGCCAGCCCTGCCTGGGTTCCCAGGGCGGCTGCCTGCGGCCCCCGCTCGGCGCCAGGACTCGTCCGGTTCGTCAGGCTCCTACCACACTGCTCCGGGTTCTCCAGAGCCCCCGGACGTTGGGCCGGACGCAGAGGGCCGGGCGAATTGGCCCAGGGTGGCCCCTGCGCTGGGGGCGGGCGTGCAGCCTCGCCTGTCCGTCAGCGCCCAGAATAGCCGCCAGCAGCTACTGCCCGGCTCGGGTTTCCCGCGAGGCCCGGCCTCCGGCCTGCgaccaccccagccccagctgcGCATGCTGCCGTCGGGGGAGATGGAAGTCATCTTCGGCGCTGGGCCCCTATTCAGCCGCTCCGACGCAGAGGATAGAGAAGTGCAACAGCTCACGACGCGGGCCTTCCGCAGCCTCTCTCCTCCTGGGTCCACGTCTCCCATCCCTGACGAACCGCAGCCACAGGGCCCCGACGGTGGCTCCCGCTGGGCCACTTACCTGGAGTTGCGGCCCCGCGCGGCGAGTCCTGCCACCCCATCGCAGTTCGAGTGTGTGGAGGTGGCACTGGAGGAGCATACCGCGCCTGCCAGGCCCCGGACGGTGCCCAAACGTCAGATCGAGCTGCGCCCTCGGCCCCGGAGTCCCCCGCGGGAGGCCAATGCGCCGCGCCCTCGACTGCTCCTGCGCACCGGCTCCCTGGACGAGTCTCTCAGCCGCCTGCAGGCTGCCGCAGACCTCGTGCAGACGGCGCTAGCCAGAAAACTGAGCCCGGCGCCCCCTGCCCCAAGCAACGCCACCTTTGGACCCACGGTGCCGCCGGAGCCTGCGACCCCGGAAACGCTCCGCAGTACTCGGGTGGCCCTGGAGGAAGCCAAGTCTCTGCCGCCTCGGGTGAACTATAGTTCAGCCCCAGCCAGGGCCCCAAGACCGTGGCCAAGCCTCCGGGAGCGCGCAATTCGGCGCGACAAGCCCGCGCCCGGGACCGAGCCTCTGGGTCCAGTTAGTTCCAGCATCTTCCTGAAGTCAGGGGAGAAGCCCGAGGAGGTGCACCAAAAAGAACCGAAGGCTCGTTTCCCGCGAGATACTCCGGCTCAAACCGTCCTGAGGGCACAGGGTCCGCCTTTCCAGTCTAGGCCCCCCTGGGAAGTTTCGAGTAAGGCTGTGAGACGGAGAAGCCCATCCCCGCcgtgggaagccccaaatgggaCCGTGCGGGGTCCTCACTGCACCTCCCCCCAGAACCTGTCCCCCTGGAATCGAACAATTCGGAAGGTGAGTAGCCCATCGATCCCGGAGGCATCCTCTACATGGGACAATCAGGATGCTGCTGTCACGGAAACTGTCAGCAGAAAGAGCCCTTCCCCTCCGACCCTTTCCCAGTGGAATCGGGGTGTTGCCAGGGCAAAAAGCCCATCCCCCGAAGCTCCCTCCTCGTGGGAGGTGCCGCACCCGGCAGTTGGGGATGCAGTTGAGGGAAGCAGGAGCCCGTCCCCGCCGACCTTGCCCTCGTGGGAGACTCCAGATCGTTCTGTTGGAACGTGGAGCCCATCGCCCCAGGAGACGTGGAACTCCACAGTGCAGAGTTCATCGGTAGTGTCTACGCCGGTAGCTATTAATGGCGCGGCCCAAGAGGAACTGGTGCCGCCCACGCCGTCTGCACCAGGGACTCCAAAGCTAACAGAGGTTCAAAGTCCGTCCACGCGGGAGATACCGGATCTTGCCTCCCGAGGCAACCAGCTGTCGCCAGAGGTGGCTGCACCCCAGCTGCCTCTCAGTCGCACCGTGGATGTCGATGTGCTCCCTGAAGCGGTGGGCTCTGGAAAAGCGGCCTCTGGGCGCCCGCGCGTGGCCATTCCGCGGCCCCGCGACGTACGCAAGATGGTGAAGACCACGTACGCGCCGAGCTTTGCGGCAAGCACCCCAGACTCAGGGCTCCCCGCCCCTCCTGCAGAACCCCGCGGGGAGGAAGGCAGCGCATCCAAGACACAAGAACTTCAGGCGCTGGGGCCCCCCGCCCCGTCTCACTACACTTCCATTTTTCTCAAGGACTTTCTGCCGGTCGTGTCCCACCCCTACGAACCCCCAGAGCCAACCCCAGACACAGTGCCCCGGGACGTTACCCAGTCCAACGGGGTCCTGCGGCGGAGGGCGGAGAACAGCACGGCGAAACCCTTCGCGCGCACTGAGATCCGCCTGCCTGGTGCCCTGGCCTTAGGCCGCCGGCCTGAGAGAACCCGGGGAGTTGCGGTGCACGGTCCTGGCGGAAAGAACCGGGATGCAGAGGCTCAGCGCTTGGTCCCAGACAACAAGGGTCGGACCAGCCCTCTAGGCGGCGCTCGCACCTCACCCCAGCAGTCGCCCATAGGGCCGGCAGAGACCCAACCTCCCGGACCGCCACGCCCCAGCTCCCCGCAGGCGCACCCTAGCTCGAGCTCTGGAATGGAATCCGAACTGGAGACGCCCCCTAAGGCCCTTGAGCCCGCGGTGGCGGTCCAGCCGCCCCTCCTGCGGGAGCCCCAGGCGTCGACTCGTAGAACGGCCCGGGCCCAGCCCCGCGCTGCCTCGGCGCCTCCGCTGGACCGGTCAGCGGACGGTTCCTCCCAGGGGACGCGTAGGCCGCCGGGGGCTGCAAACCCGGGGAAGGTCCTGGTGGACCCCGAGAGCGGCCGCTACTACTTTGTGGAGGCGCCGCGGCAGCCTCGGCTGCGGCTGCTCTTCGACCCTGAGAGCGGGCAGTACGTGGAGGTGCTGCTGCCACCCTCGCCCTCGGTGCCACCCCGCCGCGTCTACACTCCGCTGGCCCTGGGCCCCGGCCTCTACCCGCCAGCCTATGGGCCCCTTCCCGGCCTCTCACTGCCACCATCCCCCGGCCCGCCGGCCTTCAGCGGCCCGCAGCTACCCTGGGCCTCCGAGGCGGGGCCCCTGGACGGGATGTACTACCTGCCAGTGAGTGGGACACCCAGCCCCGcacctccttttcttctctgtgctccACCCTCCAGCTTGGGTCCCTCGCAGCCCAACAAGGGCTCCTTGTTCCCGGTGTGA
- the SPATA24 gene encoding spermatogenesis-associated protein 24 isoform X1 codes for MATPVGWSQGGSGSVCLAFDQLRDVIESQEELIHQLRNVMILQDENFVSKEEFQAVEKKLVEEKAAHAKTKVLLAKEEEKLQFALGEVEVLSKQLEKEKLAFEKALSSVKSRALQESSKKDQLITKCNGITCLTSGSRSSKRTTWPKCWTRSIRKPRGRVRPGAVSVPGKNKMVVAFLLSAVKPNLCLLCSGGPHPDPVPVGTSLRPHSGLDPREEAG; via the exons ATGGCGACGCCCGTCGGGTGGTCGCAGGGGGGGTCAGGGTCGGTGTGTCTCGCCTTTGATCAACTGCGGGACGTGATTGAGTCTCAAGAGGAACTGATCCACCAGCTGAGGAACGTG ATGATTCTCCAGGATGAAAATTTTGTCAGTAAAGAAGAGTTCCAGGCAGTGGAGAAAAAGCTGGTG GAAGAGAAAGCAGCCCATGCCAAGACCAAGGTTCTCCTGGCCAAGGAAGAGGAGAAGTTGCAGTTTGCCCTCGGAGAGGTAGAGGTGCTGTCTAAACAGCTGGAGAAAGAGAAGCTGGCCTTTGAAAAGGC GCTCTCCAGTGTCAAGAGCAGAGCCCTGCAGGAGTCCAGCAAGAAGGACCAGCTCATCACCAAGTGCAATG GAATCACATGTCTGACTTCCGGATCCAGAAGCAGCAAGAGAACTACATGGCCCAAGTGCTGGACCAGAAGCATAAGAAAGCCTCGGGGACGCGTCAGGCCCGGAGCCGTCAGCGTCccagggaaaaataaaatggttgtCGCCTTCCTGTTATCTGCTGTAAAGCCCAACCTCTGCCTTCTCTGCTCTGGAGGTCCCCATCCTGACCCTGTCCCTGTGGGTACTTCCCTCAGGCCTCACAGTggcctggaccccagggaagaGGCAGGGTAA
- the SPATA24 gene encoding spermatogenesis-associated protein 24 isoform X3: MATPVGWSQGGSGSVCLAFDQLRDVIESQEELIHQLRNVMILQDENFVSKEEFQAVEKKLVEEKAAHAKTKVLLAKEEEKLQFALGEVEVLSKQLEKEKLAFEKALSSVKSRALQESSKKDQLITKCNEIESHIIKQEDILNGKENEIKELQQVISQQKEIFRNHMSDFRIQKQQENYMAQVLDQKHKKASGTRQARSRQRPREK, from the exons ATGGCGACGCCCGTCGGGTGGTCGCAGGGGGGGTCAGGGTCGGTGTGTCTCGCCTTTGATCAACTGCGGGACGTGATTGAGTCTCAAGAGGAACTGATCCACCAGCTGAGGAACGTG ATGATTCTCCAGGATGAAAATTTTGTCAGTAAAGAAGAGTTCCAGGCAGTGGAGAAAAAGCTGGTG GAAGAGAAAGCAGCCCATGCCAAGACCAAGGTTCTCCTGGCCAAGGAAGAGGAGAAGTTGCAGTTTGCCCTCGGAGAGGTAGAGGTGCTGTCTAAACAGCTGGAGAAAGAGAAGCTGGCCTTTGAAAAGGC GCTCTCCAGTGTCAAGAGCAGAGCCCTGCAGGAGTCCAGCAAGAAGGACCAGCTCATCACCAAGTGCAATG AAATTGAGTCTCACATTATAAAGCAAGAAGATATACTTAATGGCAAAGAGAATGAGATTAAGGAGTTGCAGCAAGTTATCAGCCAGCAGAAAGAGATCTTCAG GAATCACATGTCTGACTTCCGGATCCAGAAGCAGCAAGAGAACTACATGGCCCAAGTGCTGGACCAGAAGCATAAGAAAGCCTCGGGGACGCGTCAGGCCCGGAGCCGTCAGCGTCccagggaaaaataa
- the SPATA24 gene encoding spermatogenesis-associated protein 24 isoform X2 gives MATPVGWSQGGSGSVCLAFDQLRDVIESQEELIHQLRNVMILQDENFVSKEEFQAVEKKLVEEKAAHAKTKVLLAKEEEKLQFALGEVEVLSKQLEKEKLAFEKALSSVKSRALQESSKKDQLITKCNEIESHIIKQEDILNGKENEIKELQQVISQQKEIFSRLRCRNHMSDFRIQKQQENYMAQVLDQKHKKASGTRQARSRQRPREK, from the exons ATGGCGACGCCCGTCGGGTGGTCGCAGGGGGGGTCAGGGTCGGTGTGTCTCGCCTTTGATCAACTGCGGGACGTGATTGAGTCTCAAGAGGAACTGATCCACCAGCTGAGGAACGTG ATGATTCTCCAGGATGAAAATTTTGTCAGTAAAGAAGAGTTCCAGGCAGTGGAGAAAAAGCTGGTG GAAGAGAAAGCAGCCCATGCCAAGACCAAGGTTCTCCTGGCCAAGGAAGAGGAGAAGTTGCAGTTTGCCCTCGGAGAGGTAGAGGTGCTGTCTAAACAGCTGGAGAAAGAGAAGCTGGCCTTTGAAAAGGC GCTCTCCAGTGTCAAGAGCAGAGCCCTGCAGGAGTCCAGCAAGAAGGACCAGCTCATCACCAAGTGCAATG AAATTGAGTCTCACATTATAAAGCAAGAAGATATACTTAATGGCAAAGAGAATGAGATTAAGGAGTTGCAGCAAGTTATCAGCCAGCAGAAAGAGATCTTCAG CCGGCTCCGTTGCAGGAATCACATGTCTGACTTCCGGATCCAGAAGCAGCAAGAGAACTACATGGCCCAAGTGCTGGACCAGAAGCATAAGAAAGCCTCGGGGACGCGTCAGGCCCGGAGCCGTCAGCGTCccagggaaaaataa